ATTTGAGACAGAAGGTAAAGCCAGCACAGAAATAACCATCTCATCCTGTAATTTTTGAGCGAGGTTAACACTGGAAGGATCGGCGTCAGCAGTTAAACCCCCGGCCATTTTAATCACACCATCTACTCTTAGTCCTGCTTCTACCGAATAAACCCCCGGGTTGACGACTTCTCCTTTTACATCGACTACAACTTCTGAAGAAGTACTCTCCAACTCCTCCTCCACTACGTGATCGGACTTTTCTACTGTCACTGAATTCTTTTCTTTAGCAGGGTTATTAAATAACATCAATAGTGTGGCCGCTACCACCACCATTATTATCCAGATATAACGCCGCAAAAACCTCATGTAATCAAACCGTCCTTTCATAATTAGAATTCATTAGAATAAAAATAATTAGGTAACTACCTAAGGAGGGGATTCCAGTGAAATGGGGAATCATCGGTACTGGTAATATGGGGAGTATGCTCACAACTTCCTTGGTGAAGAGCGGAGCAGTAAGCGCAAGTGATCTTATTATATACAACCGCACAGCACAGAAAGCTTTAGATTTACAAAAGGACGAAGCTGAACTTACCGTTGCTGAGAATTTAAAGGAAGTTGCGAAAAAAAGTGATATTCTATTCTTATGTGTTAAGCCGCATCACTACAGCCAAGTCTTGAATGAGATAAAAAATGAACTAACTCTGAATCAATGTCTTGTGTCCATTACAAGTCCGGTTTCTGTAGAAGATCTGGAAAACAAAGTTTCTTGTCAGGTAGCAAGAATTGTCCCTTCTATTACGAACCATGCTCACGCTGGCGTAAGTTTATTTACATTCGGATCAAGAGTTACAGGCTCTGTAAAACAAAATTTGTGGAACACATTCGAGTATATTTCAAAGCCGTCAACCATTGAAGAAGACCACATACGGGCAGCTTCGGATATGGTCTCCTGTGGACCAGCTTTCATCAGTTTCTTATTAAAAGAATGGATTGAGGCTGCCGGTGAGGTAACGGGGATCTCTGAGAAGAAAGCTACAGAACTTACGGAAAATATGATGATTGGATTGGGAAGTTTATTATCAAAGGAGATCTTCACTCTCGATGAGTTAATGGAGAAAGTAACCGTTAAAGGCGGAGTGACGGGGGAAGGTTTGAAAGCACTTGAAGCACACATTGGCTCTCTTTTTCAAGAGATGTTTAAGGCAACACAAAACAAGCACAAGGAAGATAAGATTGGGATTGATCTTTAATCATAACCTAAATAGTATAATACGACATAAAAATCGTAAATCCTCTAAAAAAAACAAAAAAGGAGTACGTATTTTACGCACTCCTTTTCATACATTAGTTTTTTGACAGACAAAAAATATCCGTTCTCCGCTGTCCATGATTTCCAATTGAAAATCTGAGCTGATTAACTGGATTTTGAAGCCCGTCTGCACCAGCCATTCACTTAATTGTTCAGGTGAGTAACCTTGCTGAACATGCTGTTCGTCAAATCTTTCGTAATTAGGACCATTTTGCACGAAAAATGTTAGGTCATGTACCATTCGATTTTCAATTTCATCCGGGTCACAAAACCAAATATAAGATAAATCATCATAAACCTCAGCAAAGGTTGCACCAATCATATTATTTTGAATATGATCAATAG
The Halobacillus halophilus DSM 2266 DNA segment above includes these coding regions:
- the comER gene encoding late competence protein ComER, with product MKWGIIGTGNMGSMLTTSLVKSGAVSASDLIIYNRTAQKALDLQKDEAELTVAENLKEVAKKSDILFLCVKPHHYSQVLNEIKNELTLNQCLVSITSPVSVEDLENKVSCQVARIVPSITNHAHAGVSLFTFGSRVTGSVKQNLWNTFEYISKPSTIEEDHIRAASDMVSCGPAFISFLLKEWIEAAGEVTGISEKKATELTENMMIGLGSLLSKEIFTLDELMEKVTVKGGVTGEGLKALEAHIGSLFQEMFKATQNKHKEDKIGIDL
- a CDS encoding helix-hairpin-helix domain-containing protein — encoded protein: MRFLRRYIWIIMVVVAATLLMLFNNPAKEKNSVTVEKSDHVVEEELESTSSEVVVDVKGEVVNPGVYSVEAGLRVDGVIKMAGGLTADADPSSVNLAQKLQDEMVISVLALPSVSNEEAGEHNELLAINQATLEEIESLNGIGPSKAAAILQYREENGPFKTSKDLLNVSGIGEKTLESLEEFIRIP